The proteins below come from a single Papaver somniferum cultivar HN1 chromosome 11, ASM357369v1, whole genome shotgun sequence genomic window:
- the LOC113324531 gene encoding uncharacterized protein LOC113324531: MTFDAEDIEEDMEDHNDPLVLTLPVEGCNVKKILIDGGSSVNVLFYDKFKRMELNDEQLMSSYYTIYGFNGAPTKPLGYIVLEVKAGPMKIKTRFSVVDALSPYNAIISRRWVHKLKGVEATYHQYLRFPTPGGVMEIKGDQVTAREFQALQNQLNNDQDEQRKARRNKNKATSKDKAIDLYLE, from the coding sequence ATGAcattcgatgctgaagatatcgaagaagatatggaggacCACAACGATCCTTTAGTTCTCACGTTGCCAGTAGAAGGATGCAACGTCAAGAAGATTTTGATTGACGGAGGGAGTTCAGTCAACGTTCTGTTTTATGATAAGTTCAAACGAATGGAACTGAATGATGAGCAACTGATGTCTTCTTACTATACCATCTATGGATTCAACGGCGCACCTACGAAGCCTCTAGGATACATTGTGTTAGAAGTAAAGGCAGGCCCGATGAAGATcaaaacccgattcagtgtggtagaCGCTCTTTCTCCCTACAACGCCATCATCAGTCGAAgatgggtacataaactcaaaggagtagAAGCAACATATCACCAATACCTTAGATTCCCAACACCCGGAGGGGTAATGGAAATTAAGGGAGATCAGGTCACCGCCCGAGAATTCCAAGCTCTACAAAACCAACTCAATAATGATCAAGATGAGCAGCGGAAGGCCCGCAGAAACAAAAACAAGGCAACCTCTAAGGATAAGGCAATTGACCTTTATCTCGAATAA